Genomic segment of Canis aureus isolate CA01 chromosome 16, VMU_Caureus_v.1.0, whole genome shotgun sequence:
GGGCTAACAGGCTGACTGAGCAATGGAAGAAGagccctctcttccctccctatTTCAAACTGggcccatttttcttttgctccagTTGGCTTTCTATTTGCTCATCGAATTGAGACTTTGGGGGAAGCTGCACAGCAGCaaactggaaatattttgaaaataatttgaacgTTTTAAAAAACCAAATCGTCTCAATGATTGTAAGATGCCATGACATTTTCTCCTTCCCCAGGCCAGGCTTAGAGGTATGGCTAGGTCAGACTCCTCTGGGGCACGAAGGCCATGGAGGGCAGCAGAAGAGCTGGTCCAACCCCACACAGGCTCACGTCAGCACTCATCTGGGAGGCCATCGCTGCCTGGGAGCTCTGTGGCTTCGAGCTCCACGCTGGACAGGAACCTCCTCAGCGTCTTGCGGCAGTTGTAATCCAGGGTGGTCGTGTAGACGGTCTTGGGGTACTTGGGGTAGACGATGGTGGTGCTGAGGAAGCGGGTGGGCTTGTGGCAGGGCTTGAAGTGCACCTCTGCCTTGTAGTTGCGCCAGGTGCAGTTGGGGAGGCAGGTGACGGTGTAGCTACAGGAGGCCACTgccaggcccaggggcaggtGGACATCATCAATGAAGTGCCGCTCCGAGTCATACTTGACAGATGAAGTGTACCTGGGCAGGAGACAGAAAGAAGGCAGCACAAAGCTGTTCTCCTGAGCTTGGGGCACAGGAGTCCCTACTGTGATATTGatcctggggaggggggcaggtggggtgcAAACTTTGAGATGAGGCTACTCTAGTCAGAAGCAgcaaagatgggatccctgggtggcgcagcggtttagcgcctgcctttggcccagggcgcgatcctggagacccgggatggaatcccacgtcgggctccctgcatggagcctgcttctccctctgcctatgtctctgcctctctctctctctttctctctctctctctgtgtgtgtgactatcatgaataaataaaatctttaaaaaaaaaaagaagaacaagcaAAGATGAAGCACCTACTGGGTgg
This window contains:
- the RFLNB gene encoding refilin-B, producing MVGRLSLQDVPELVDTKKKGDGVLDSPDSGLPPSPSPGHWGLAAAGGGGERSAAPGTLEPDAAASPAAPNPAPLPSPLAFACSPRLCPLSFGEGVEFDPLPPTEVRYTSSVKYDSERHFIDDVHLPLGLAVASCSYTVTCLPNCTWRNYKAEVHFKPCHKPTRFLSTTIVYPKYPKTVYTTTLDYNCRKTLRRFLSSVELEATELPGSDGLPDEC